The genomic segment TAAAGCTAATTTGTGTGTTCATGGTACAGGAAGCCCAAGTTTGGAACATAGGATCCAAAAGAATAATGGGGATAATATTTCCAACAAATGGAGGCAGAATCCAAGCCAAAGTTATACAAGAAAGAGTGGACCACAAGAAAGTGAGGCCACGACTGAATGTACCAGACTTTCTGAGGCCACTCCAAGAGAAGTCCAAGGTCATGAGATCATTCCTGAGCCACTCCACAATTGGAAGATAAAACCAGAACCATTGATTTTTCTAGAACCAAAACTCAAAGTAAGTTTTACTTTAGATCAGTGTGTTCTTTCTTACTCCTTGACAACATTGATGCACTTGTCTTTCCCAAAGGATTTTGAGACAGGTTTAGGAACTCAGAAGAAGTGCACGGCCCAAGGACAAAGGACACCAGTTCTGATATTAGGTACATCActtgatttaaataaaagaacTGATAGTCTTGTTCcattaaaactttcaaattcTAGATTTAAGCACTTGTCTTTGCCAAAGAGTTTTGATCCAGGGATAAGACAAGGTGATGGACGACCAAGCCATGGTAAAAGGATGGAAGAGAAACAGGGACAGCACCTGACTTGTCCACAAAACGTTGAAGGAGACGCAAGAAGCATCAAAAGCAAACAAGCTGCCAAAGAGAAAAACATCCTTCAACTAGCTAAAACCATTTGGGGAAATCTGAACTTTACTTgtcttatttataaattttcaaacccaGATATAATCCACTTGTTTCCTGCCAAAAGTGTTGAATTTATTTCAGGGGCAGAGGCTAAGCATCACATTGATGATCAACGCAAGGAGATCACAAAGTGTTTACATgccaaaagaaataaagaagttGTCATCAGCAACCTCTTGATCCTAGACGTTCCAGAAGATAAGACACCACCCAGCAGAGTGCCAGACCAAAACAGAGGAGTAGCCTTGTCGTTCCTACTCAAAGAAGAGCCACCAGATGTGCCATCAAAGATCAAACCCATCAAATACCAAGATTATccagtttcgaggtcgaaacttTTTCAAGTGAGAGGGTATGATGCGGTCATCAAATCAGTACCTGAACTAGAAGCCAACCAGTTGCACCAAACAGCTAATCCAAAGACTCACCAGGATATGTGTTCAATCAAAACGGCGTATGTCACCAACCAGGAGGACATTGTCCATGAAACTAATTTTCCTGCATTCTACGATCAACAAGGAGTCAATCCCAATTGGAATCATCATCAAAGATACTCGGACCAGGaagatatgaattttacaaaccggaggttctccatcccgtccatctgcgagtatccgagtTTAGATGTTGTTTCAAGCCCAAAAAAGAAGCGTTCCGACCCAAACCAAAGCTTGGACATCAAGAAGGATCTCTTATCTTTCCAACAAGCCAAGAATGGGAAGAAAAGTCCACGGCAATAtggagttatgatcaatttcTCAAAACCGGACAAACCAGTTCtgcacttgccttatttggaagctGACCGGTTCAATCAATtgcaaaccagacattggcgaccaggagagacATCTAACCATTCAGGAGACCAATCCAAACTTCCAGGAGAGTCAGAGACGTTCTTACAATGCACCAGCATCCATCAGATTATTCAGAATCAAACAAGACCATACTTGCCATTTTTGGAGTCAAAAGCCATCAATTCTCAACAGCTCTTTTACCATCAAGATTGGTACGACTTCTATACATATTTCTTCAGTAAAGAAGTTCCCAAGAAGCTCACTTACAGcctcaaaccgtccagatacaaaACCAGAATCAAATCCCTTGAAGAAAGCCATTGGAACCAAGAAATTCTCCTAACGGCTAGTTTATCGGTTTCcttgtttagtttttgtttcctttcttttttgtgACCGTTTGGTCTCTGTCTGAGGTCATGCTCTATATAAGCAGACCCATTTGTATACTTTAGATTCACCTTTCAAtctttaagaaataatattcagtTTATCTTTTATCAAAGAATTTCTTTGCATAAAAATCTGTTCTTTAGTTTCTAAGTGTGAGATACATTAGAAAGCTATTGAGTTCGTGGTTCATAGGTTCTTTGTGTGATACAGGAGCCTTGagacacagattgagagagtcaatcagcACCCacggattgagagagtcaatcataATCTATCCAACATCATCTATCCATCATCCATCTTCAATCATCTATCCATAAACCATTCCATCCCTTTATCTTTTAGTTTCtattcttattttaattattcataaactcattgttcttcattgtttccaggTTAGATTGGATTAAAAGGAATAGCAAGTCGGCCATCTTCACCATCTTTCCATCTGGTCTTCTTCCTTACCGATAAGATCGACCCATCGCCCATCCATCTCATCGACCCAGCTTCCCAGCCTGCAACAGCTATCttccgaagaccgtagcaagctcagtccatgattcccgctattctaattcatcgatcaaactttgcggattagaaaccgcggaaaactcgtagtaaacgtgtcgagtcggaagatggcccaaagggacctaaaacacgatttgaagcccatcctacgattttcctaaccaaaagcccgtaaaccacagcatggtttacgcttggcccacaaggaaggataaatgtcaagtttccgcggataaatacggaagttttgaagataattatgaagatcgggaaaaatagaatatctccatttttatgctatgacggcttaagggcagaagagtaaaagcgtaaaccgaccttggagctagtatataaggagtcctaggcgaggagcagaggggagaactttttcagagaaaacttagcacttagagcaatttaggcaattttccgtttttgttatttcgagctgcgactcaattaggtttagccgtcttagggttgctagaactaggaatctcgccgacagctctcgagcccaggcttataccttgttgtaacgctcatacgcagattcggaataagatctactttgctctcttttcgatttcttatttttatcgttgttattctcatgttctgattgcttgacgtgtggtaattaacagatatccgggtcctctgggaaactagggttttcttagtttccttatttaaacggaaatcgacagtgtgaatttcggttcccacagtggTAATGGTGGGGAACAAAGCGTCTTTGCATCAGCATggaaagctcatcccatgtatcaactggcgcctcacctgctctcctcctgctagtcacaactcgatcataccagttaatagcatagccagttaactcagcagcagcaagtctaacctttttaatatcagaaaaattttgacaatcaaacacaagtttaatttttctttcccattcaagaaaagcatccggatcatttttgccatcaaaacttggaattttcaatttcaaaccactcaagccatcattggttctttcatttctaccaaaaggattgacatcacctcggttttgatgcctaggaactgtcacgcccccaatcctggaaaggattgtcgggacggccatggttcgaggacaCAAGGAATCTTtaacttaaccttataagagaaaagagacagctaagacgagtaagacggtagctggacgagatagagaagtagctcgaccagcttaacgaagctaggttgagttcactccagctcagccactactaagtcagctacactagctggactactagctcactcagctgaggcagctgggagtcagctcatctcagctagacggactgttcgggttttaggccgatggtccgggtccgggtcagtggcgggctgtgaggtccggccatgaggccatgggctgttgggtctttgggcaaggccgtgggctaagtccaagaGGCTTGGGGcatgggttgggcttgtgaccgcaaacccaatcagaaagggcgaagggatgcaagtggccgaaaggggacaacccttggccgatggtgcccattcgctagcaagttgtgcctgttcgtggggcaagacttaccccctcgttttctataaatatggggtctctcctgtcgatttcattatccaattccatagtaaaatactcagagaaaaacgtagagagaaagaaagagagaaagagagagtcccgaccaagagatcggccggaaaagggccggtcgtggtggttttgtatctctggcaaggagaacggtttaggagagaggaggccgtgtggttatgaatacccaaggcatagagaaaggtctggagaaggactccaaagccgtggttcagtcagatagggtcagtggggtaaccaccgactcatcggctaagaccatcggacagtccgaaccggtctagccatgggcgtttggattgtgtcccattcttcttattcttttcatacaattcttcttctactccttctgtacattggcgtggccttgtggatatgttgggattggttttaaccgtggttctggttgagtaatgcggtcgcggtccataaccgtcgagttaggcgcgcacatGGTCTAAACTGGCCTCAGATGATCCGATTGAATAgaggcggttctgttctgttctggacggttgcaacccttacctgaacagtcacaatggttcatgacttatgtaggttaaggcgtggtcctttggccataggccggacacacgtacggaccagacagtccataaggacagttaggtcgaacggttggaacatctgaatgggtgtgagttgccaagggtcatgagttgccaagaggcacgtgtgtccaaagggtactagttcccaaagggtgtgagttccaaacggtgccattggttcaaggcttaggccgaaccaagtggacagtccgcggctgcatagtcgaacggacggacggttagtttaaccagaGTGTTTtatcgcaaggtctgattggttgcaaggcaatccggtttggtcttgggccttactctgtggtatggatccaggctttgggtcggatcaggtaagaaggtccgtgagccttgcgggagaggagccgcgacgtcggtcccatgacacggggcaacgacctgcgcggaagaagacggaaactcggagccagtttgagctagttctttctcggcttgacgacgaactagtttctctcggaaagaaagatgaccggcaacacaagccggcacttccgctGGAGAAGTTGGAAtcagagccggagaagtggcctcacccatctcgacgtcggaatctttcttatcaccttgggaggaagacatgttgagagaaaagttatgaaactagagaggtttttgaaggaatgaaggagggaaggtgtgaagaaaatgaatgagaagagctcactacttatagaagtatgggttcggaatgtcgtctcgacaacttttttccccggaattttaaatgtaaatttcgtccaatacacttaaccttgtcaaagtcatctatccgcccgctagagtcacaactctaacgggctggggggctaactgttggggtcaaaaacggttacgacaaatttaacattcaaaacgtccgaggaggaaaataagaatttctccgaagagtatttttcgaaatagactctttcttacgaaaaagctttacggaagaaagaatcgagatgtccgacgaaaagctcgaaacaggtcgctacgtagcgaccgagcgatcgtcccgctcggtcgctatgtagcgaccgagctcggccaagctcggtcgatacgtagcaaccgagcgatcgtcccgctcggtcgctacgtagcgaccgagctcagccaagctcggtcgctacgtagcgaccgagctcaagccaaagctcggtcgctacgtagcgaccgagcactcgtctcactcggtcgctacgtagcgaccgggctcgagccaaagtttggtcgctgtgtagcgattaaacctttccgaacatcgatacgacaccagtccatgcattctcgtcaaaccttcgaatgctatcttccgaagaccgtagcaagctcagtccatgtttcccgctattctaattcatcgatcaaactttgcggattagaaaccgcggaaaactcgtagtaaacgtgtcgagtcggaagacggcccaaagggacctaaaacacgatttgaagcccatcctacgattttcctaaccaaaagcccgtaaaccacagcatggtttacgcttggcccacaaggaaggataaatgtcaagtttccgcggataaatacggaagttttgaagataattatgaagatcgggaaaaatagaatatctccatttttatgctatgacggcttaagggcagaagagtaaaagcgtaaaccgaccttggagttAGTATATAAGGattcctaggcgaggagcagaggggagaactttttcagagaaaacttagcacttagagcaatttaggcaattttccgtttttgttatttcgagctgcgactcaattaggtttagccgtcttagggttgctagaactaggaatctcgccgacagctctcgagcccaggcttataccttgttgtaacgctcatacgcagattcggaataagatctactttgctctcttttcgatttcttatttttat from the Brassica rapa cultivar Chiifu-401-42 unplaced genomic scaffold, CAAS_Brap_v3.01 Scaffold0951, whole genome shotgun sequence genome contains:
- the LOC117131450 gene encoding uncharacterized protein LOC117131450, with the translated sequence MEYYSEEEDSVDSSQCSDIDETDQAWSSKEDGCERSCSADEYSSSEYGDDPGEESPEPKPPDHSQGNTRFYKKGGCRENKSWSIDTDSEISMGEEDECDPHPTQACNPLKKSLMPASYGVTPYKVPGRSKSTTARKAQSTPAATKKQSRTERGNTPDYLVFSGSSMDPGVYLRWEDDMKQWLRAKNIPKEDKLSYALDMLIGKAYTWWEQEDAQTYYSNPVLNWGDLKARMYKEFVRKLRASNKVLTRSMYQENRWSSMSTPKARPAADKSHAHCPDPRKSLSTSNKAEEVEKISPGKKYQGWTSTTSKHHHQATSRKEVSSLKPESSSMPMSAHGLKPKKVTSSVPTLHKGAMRSSQTETFQERPIPTLLMESQGIQEVCQRSKETSNQQENIRSQGKSSNSKNLKDQTCYRCHRRGHFAAVCPSKKLKETSLGEKTEISKISDSLIQSDLLVSNACIMHLSMPKSVNTGPKEHESIEEEPPGEIIEMDQNKAQDIRKHMFLKEINSEASILPNPTSTTPGMIQHQDIISKANLCVHGTGSPSLEHRIQKNNGDNISNKWRQNPSQSYTRKSGPQESEATTECTRLSEATPREVQGHEIIPEPLHNWKIKPEPLIFLEPKLKDFETGLGTQKKCTAQGQRTPVLILGTSLDLNKRTDSLVPLKLSNSRFKHLSLPKSFDPGIRQGDGRPSHGKRMEEKQGQHLTCPQNVEGDARSIKSKQAAKEKNILQLAKTIWGNLNFTCLIYKFSNPDIIHLFPAKSVEFISGAEAKHHIDDQRKEITKCLHAKRNKEVVISNLLILDVPEDKTPPSRVPDQNRGVALSFLLKEEPPDVPSKIKPIKYQDYPVSRSKLFQVRGYDAVIKSVPELEANQLHQTANPKTHQDMCSIKTAYVTNQEDIVHETNFPAFYDQQGVNPNWNHHQRYSDQEDMNFTNRRFSIPSICEYPSLDVVSSPKKKRSDPNQSLDIKKDLLSFQQAKNGKKSPRQYGVMINFSKPDKPVLHLPYLEADRFNQLQTRHWRPGETSNHSGDQSKLPGESETFLQCTSIHQIIQNQTRPYLPFLESKAINSQQLFYHQDWYDFYTYFFSKEVPKKLTYSLKPSRYKTRIKSLEESHWNQEILLTASLSVSLFSFCFLSFL